GCTCGGCTCCGCGAAACCCGAAGACCGCCTGGCGGGCGTTTATGCGCTCGGCCACATCGGCCCCGACGCCAAGCCGGCCGAATCGGCCCTGAGCCGGCTCGCCGACAACGACCCCCGTCCCAACGTCCGGACGGCCGCCGAAGAGGCGATCAAGGCCGTCCAGGGACTCGCCAAGATGCCCGCCGCGCCGCGCAGCGGGGGCGGCGCGATGGACCGGCTCGTGCAGTGACCGGCGGCCGGATCCCCGGCGACGCCTACGGCCGGAGCAACGGGGAGAGGAAGCCGTGGGCCCGGCGCAGGGCCTCGGCCCCCATGTGGCTGTGCCGGCTCAGCTCGACGTGCAGGCCGCCGCGATAATCGACGTCGCGGAGGGCCTGCAGGATCGGCGGGAAGTCCATCGTCCCCTCGCCGAACATCAGGTGCTCGTGGACGCCTTCGACCATGTCCTCGATGTGGACGTTGGCGATCCGCGGCCCCCACTTCCGGACGTGATCCCCGATCGGCCCGGCCTCGTTGCAGTGGACGTGGCCGACGTCGACCGTCAGGTCGAACAGAGGGTGCGCCACGCGCTCGTCGAGCCGGGCGAACCGCTCGAACGTGTCGATGAACATGCCCGGCTCGGGCTCGAACGCCAGCCGCACGCCCTGCGCCTCGGCGTGCTCGACCACCGGCCGGAGCGCGGCGGCGAGGCGGTCCATCGCCGGCTCCTCGGCCGAGCCGTCGCGAAGCGCGCCCGACCAGAACGAGACGGCGGAGGCGTCGAGCGCCACGGCCGCGTCGATCGCGCGACGTAGGAAGTCGACCCGCAGGGCGCGGCGGACCGGGTCCGGATCCATCAACGTCGGGTCGTGCTTCGCCCGGGGGTTGATCAGGAATCGCGCGCCGGTCTCCACCACCCGCCCCAGACCGAGGCCGTCGAGCAGGTCGCGGATCGTCGCGGCCTGACGGGCGAGCGCGGCCGGATCCTCATACGGGTCGAGCGCGCCGGCGTCGAGGGTGATCGCCGCGCTCTTGTATCCCTCATCGGCCATCAACCTGAGGGCGTCGGACAGGCGGTGATGGGCCAGGCCGTTGGTGTTGTAACCCAGGAGCATGGCGGGGGCGTCCTCGCGTCAGGTGGCGTAGAGGCGGCGGGCCAGCAGGAACGCCGGAATCCAGAGGACGGCGACCGCCAGGGCCGTCAACGGCCCCCGCGCCGAGGCGACGAGCGCCACGTCGAGCCAGACCAGCGACAGCACCCCGGTCTTCACCGCCTTCTGGATCAGCGCCGGGGTGGGCTCGCGCAGGGCGCGCGCGGCCGCCAGGTGGACCGCCGTCGCGACCAGGCCCAGCGCGAGCAGGCCCGGCACGGGGAAGGGGCGGTCGGTCGAGGGATGCGGGAATCGTCCCGGCATGAGCGCGACGGCGGCCAGGGCCAATAGTGCGACGTCCTGGATCGCCAGCCCGACGACCAGGTTGCGCTTTCCGCCGCCGCGGGCTTCCGACCGGCTGATCCACGTCACGCCGGCGACGAACACCCCGAACGCCCCCGCCGCCAGCCACGCCGCGGGCCCGCCGAGCGCGGTCGCGGAAGCCATGCCCAGCAGCATGTTCAGGGCCCGGCACGAGCCCATCGCCCAGGGGCCGAGGGACGTGTGCTTGAGCCCCGCGTTGTAGGCGACGATCATCGCGGCCAGCGCCGCGGCGACGGCGAACGTCGGCGTGGCCGGGCCGCCGCCGAGGGCGGCCAGGGCAAGCCCCAGTGTCAGGCCCCCCCAGCCGATCGCCGCGGCGACGCCGGCCGCCACCATGCCCGACGGCAACGGGCGGCCGGGACGCTCGGCGCGGTCGACTTCGAGATCGAACCAGTCGTTGAGCGCCATGCCCGCCGCGTAGAGGGCCATCGACGCCGCCGCGAGCGGCAGCCAGCCGGCGACGTCGCCGAAGGCCCCGCCGACGAGCAGCCAACCCGCGAGGCTGTCGGCCGCGGCGGTGAAGACGTTCGGCAGCCGGATGAGCTGGAGGACCGGCTTGACGGGCCTCATCCGATCAGGGGCTTCAGGACGTCGTAGGCCCGCTTCGCCGCGACGTCCGGGTCGTCCTGGAACGGATACAGCTCGACCGTCAGCCAGCCGTCGTAGCCGGTCGCCTTGATCGCCGAGACGACCTCGGCGAAGTCGATGACGCCGTCGCCGGGGATCATGTGGTGGTGGACCCGCGTCGCGGCGATGTCCTCCAGGTGGTAATGCCGCGTCAGGGGCGCGAGCGCGGCGACGGCCTTCGGCAGGTCCTCGCTCATGCAGAAGGCGTGGCCGACGTCGAAGTTCAGCCCCAGCGCGGGCGAGTCCACGCGCTCGTGGATCTCGACGTACTGATCGGTCCGCTCCAGCAGCAGCTCGGGCTCGGGCTCGATCAGGAGCAGGATCCCCAGCTTCGCGGCGTGCTCGGCGAGGGGCTTCAGGATCTCGACGAAGAGGTCGACGGCCTGGGCGCGCGACATCCCCGGCGGGATCGGCCCGGCCGGCTCGGTG
The DNA window shown above is from Paludisphaera mucosa and carries:
- a CDS encoding sugar phosphate isomerase/epimerase family protein, producing the protein MKLAFSSNAYLKHPFDETAARIAAVGYDGLELLADVPHAWPAGLLEGPKRAIREAMAKNHLAFSNINAFMMNAVADHRQPYWHPSFLEPDPSYRRVRIDHTRRALDLCAELGAPHITTEPAGPIPPGMSRAQAVDLFVEILKPLAEHAAKLGILLLIEPEPELLLERTDQYVEIHERVDSPALGLNFDVGHAFCMSEDLPKAVAALAPLTRHYHLEDIAATRVHHHMIPGDGVIDFAEVVSAIKATGYDGWLTVELYPFQDDPDVAAKRAYDVLKPLIG
- a CDS encoding UbiA family prenyltransferase, with the protein product MRPVKPVLQLIRLPNVFTAAADSLAGWLLVGGAFGDVAGWLPLAAASMALYAAGMALNDWFDLEVDRAERPGRPLPSGMVAAGVAAAIGWGGLTLGLALAALGGGPATPTFAVAAALAAMIVAYNAGLKHTSLGPWAMGSCRALNMLLGMASATALGGPAAWLAAGAFGVFVAGVTWISRSEARGGGKRNLVVGLAIQDVALLALAAVALMPGRFPHPSTDRPFPVPGLLALGLVATAVHLAAARALREPTPALIQKAVKTGVLSLVWLDVALVASARGPLTALAVAVLWIPAFLLARRLYAT
- a CDS encoding sugar phosphate isomerase/epimerase family protein, with translation MLLGYNTNGLAHHRLSDALRLMADEGYKSAAITLDAGALDPYEDPAALARQAATIRDLLDGLGLGRVVETGARFLINPRAKHDPTLMDPDPVRRALRVDFLRRAIDAAVALDASAVSFWSGALRDGSAEEPAMDRLAAALRPVVEHAEAQGVRLAFEPEPGMFIDTFERFARLDERVAHPLFDLTVDVGHVHCNEAGPIGDHVRKWGPRIANVHIEDMVEGVHEHLMFGEGTMDFPPILQALRDVDYRGGLHVELSRHSHMGAEALRRAHGFLSPLLRP